In Labeo rohita strain BAU-BD-2019 chromosome 8, IGBB_LRoh.1.0, whole genome shotgun sequence, the genomic window GCTGCCGCTGTCCTTCTCCGTGTCGGACTCTCCGTCCTCTTCCAGAGTCAGTTCAAACTGGAACTTCTCCTGGCCGGCGGTGCGGCGGCCCTCGCTGCTGGTGTCCAGCGCTGGAGAGGGGCTCTGGGGGATGGTGCTCTGGTACCACTCCCTGTTGTCCTCCAGCGTGTCCAAGATGTCCTGGGCATCTGGGTGCACCAGGTCTGCCCACGTCTCCCACAGTGGGTGCACGATGTAATCGATAAAGCCCACCtagagaaaaaagagagaggaacgattttttaaaacttttctaactgatccaaCTTATGGTTTTtataaaccagactatcaaaaccaccaaaaatcccatagacctTCAGTGAGGGGGTCaaaacttttgtacagtaaGACTTGTGTACTTAAGCTGTCTATTGCTATAGCAAAGATCAACAACTCCCTACTGAAAaaatcagctaaaaccagcctaagatgattaattgttttggctggttttaaagtggttttggccacttgttagctggtcaagctgggagACCCGCTAAAAGACCAACCAAGCCTAAACTAGCTATTTTAGCTCAAACCAGCTAAAATGAGGcaaccagcctaagctgattttagctgtttttaacaggttttttttactgaatcaactgtttttagctttttttttttaccaaattaacatagaaacattctaacaacatgctaataacatgataatcatgctaaaaacatggtaacaagctagtaacttggtaatcatgccagaatcatgctagtaacttgctaatcatgctaacaacatgctaataacatgctaatcatgcaagaaacgTTAGTAACTTGATATTCAAGCTaacaaacatgctagtaacatgctaatcatggtaacatgattatcatgctagaaacatgctaacaacatgctagtaacttgctaatcatgctaacaacatgctaataacatgctaatcatgcaagaaacgTTAGTAACTTGATATTCAAGCTaacaaacatgctagtaacatgctaatcatggtaacatgattatcatgctagaaacatgctaacaacatgctaataacaagTTAATCATGCAAGAAACGCTAGTAACTTGATATTCAAGCTaacaaacatgctaacaacatgctagtaacttgctaatcatactaacaacatgctaataacaagttaatcatgcaagaaacaaGCTAGtgacctgctaatcatgctaacaacatgctaataacaagtaaatcatgcaagaaacatgctagtaacttgatattcatgctagcaacatgctagttacatgctaatatgctagaatcatgctagcaagaTGTTAGTAACCTGCtagtcatgttaacaacatgctagtaacatgctaatcatgctagaaacactctagcaatatgctaatcatgccagaatcatgttagtaagttgctaataatgctaacaagttaataaattgctaatcatgctagaatcatgctagcaaaaggctagcaacatgctaaatcatgctagagacatgctaattcatgttaaatcatgctagcaacagactagtaacatgctattcATGCTGGCAAgaatgttaataacatgctagtaagttcctaataatgctagaatcatgctagaaacatgctaagaacatgctaaatcatgctagtgacatgctaattcATCATAAATCGTtctagcaaaatgttaattcatcTTAAATCATACTAGCTACATGTTAATTCAtcttaaatcatgctagcaaaatggcTAAAACcttgctaaatcatgctaacaacatgtctGCCCACTCTGTCCCAAACTTCAATTTCAACAATTAAACTCAAACTTTAAGCTTTCAGAcaaggctttctcaagccaacttcaaagttcatctgcaaactttactcatctagtttaatagttttattgagcaattaaattgattaaaagtaaagacatttatgatgctacaaaagatttcaattttaaataaatgctgttcttttgaactttctatttatcaataaataaataaaaaaagattgcaACTTTCAAATATTAAGaggcacaactgttttcaacattgataataaatgttttttgcgccgcaaatcagcatattaaaatgatttcagaaagatcatgtgacagtaaagGCTGGATTAAAGGCTGTTAAACATTCAGATTTGCcctcacatgaataaattacattttaaaatatattaaaatataaaactgctATTTTCACAGGTCATCACATAGTagtatatagtaattttattcatcttttttcCACCCTGAGCTGGCTTACCTGGGACTTCTCGACTGATGCGTTGTGCTTGTCGCACATGGGGCTGATCTCCATGCCTCGTTCCCGCTCTCTGTCCCCCTGGCTGAAGAACTCCTCCATGATGCGGTCCGTCCACTGCCTGTACAGCTGCAGCGGCTTTGTGGGGTTACTGAGGTCTGCACAGTGCACCATGTTCTGCAAGACCTGAGATATAGTCAAAATCATTTAGTTATGCATTCAAATGTATATTTGCATTCATTTACatatctacaaaaaaaaaatctgtagcactttataataagtttcacaatgtttctttagtttaaatgtttgttgctatattttaaagggatacttcacccaaaaatgaagattctgtcattaaatactcatgtcgttccaaaccattcatctttttgacacattttgacagcactactatTAATATAAGGACCAACCTGTATCCTGTCAGAGTAGTTGTCCAGCAGTAATACCCCAGAGCTGGTCACCTTTTTGGTCTCCACCATAGTTTTAAGATCCGCCAACAAATTCATGTGCTTAGACATGTCTGTGGCCAGAACCTGGAAAAAAgagggtattttttatttgcaccTATTTTCCCATAAAATTAAAGTTCCCATAAAATTTAGCTCCATATTAAAAGTATCAGTGCaatgaaattgcaaaaaaagtccAACGTGATAAATTATAGCTAACCTATAGAGCAATGACACATTTAACATGGTGACTCACAATGTCAATGACCATCTTGCGAAGCGACTGTCTCTGTTTCTTGGTCAGGTTCTGGAAGATGTCACAGTTCTCTTCCTGCAGCAGTTTAAAACCTACAGCCAGATGATGATTCTCCAACACAGACGAATCATTATACATGAGGGCCAGCTCAGAGTCTGagatggaaagaaaaaaaaaaggaagcatTAATTCTATACGGTACTGTATTTCTTGCTGGACTTTCTATGTATAGCAACCTAAATAATACATTGCAGTTTCACACAAAGCTTCAAAGGAGCGTAAGAGTTGAGTAAATGATATGAACCACTTTCAGGTTGCTTTTTTTGGAGTTTGACCTTTTAGAACTGTGTAAAGATTCATCAAAATGTCCCGTTTGGAGTTCCATGGCTAAAAACAGCAGCATACAGGTATGGAACAACATGCATCCTCTTCATGTGTTCAAGTTCCTGCTGAGCTTATGACAAGCACCACCGGTCCCTCCATTAGTCACTGAGGGGATTTTACCAGCTGTGTGGGCGGGACACGTGAGCTTTGTGAATCACAGACACATGTAGCCCACCTAACACATGCATCCATAGCATGTGAAAATCGCCCGATTGACCGCTTGCTGCACGTGATAAAAGCTTAAACACATATTGATTCCTCTTTGTGCGGGTCTGCTACTTCAAACAACAATGACTGAGCTAAAAGTGGTTCTGAAAAACATGGCACACATGTAAAAGGAAGCAATGTGAATCCTTTTCAGATACAACGGGAATAGGGTTTGCTTTTTTGATTTACTATATGTAGGCTTTTCCCAGTCAACCTGGACCTTGTAtagcaactttacattttaaagtgtaagagaggtcttaaaggaacagttcacccaaaaatggaaatttgctgaacatttactcaccctcaggccagaTGTagatgtttgtttcttcatcgaaacagatttgaagaaatttagcattatatcacttgctcaccaatggaccctttgtagtgaatgggtgccgtcagaacgagcgttaaaacagctaataaaagcatcacaataatccacacgatTCCAGTTCATCAATTAACAAACTGTTGCTAAAATACAATTACTCTATACATATTATTGCTTTctctagtgaaaaagtcatctctGTCTGAATTAGGAGGGAAATATGAAcagatcaaacactgtttataaGCATAAAACAGCCAGAAGCAAccatttaaatcaaaagtcttatatttgtttcttacaaacatgcagatttaatttaagacgttaattgatggactggagacATATGGATCATTTATGGATTactgcaatgtttttatcagctctcattctgacggcacccattcaccgcagaggatccactgtttgagcaagtgatgtaatactaaatttctccaaatatgtTTTGATGAGTAAACAAACtgatcttggatggcctgaaggtgagtaaaatttcagcaagttttcatttttatgtgaactattcctttaatgctaCAGCAGCAAAATAAAGCTAAAGACTTACTAGTGTTAATGAGAAACTGGTTGGAGACGCCAGGATGGTCAACATCATGAATCGCACTGGCAAATATGGCAGCGAGAATTTCAAGGTCTGTAAACACAGCCTGAAAACAACAGACACAGAAAGATTTCTCTAAAACCTCACatcataatgcattttttaataccCAACAGTCAGAAGAAACAGCAGTGCATACTGGGACAGCAGTATCGTACCTCAAGGGCAGGGGTTGATAACAGGACGTGAGTGGATTGTGTGACATCAGCAGCGTGGATGTTGTTGTGATAGGCAACGTCAGCATGGTAATGGTCCTCTAAAGTCATCAGATAGGTGATAAACGTGTCGAGGGGAATTTTAAACGTCTTTAACAAGTCCCTCTCCTACAGCAGAAAGACAACACACATGGTTTGTCCTTGtccttataaaaaaaacattaaagcaaaCTTGAACTTGAGGGAACAAATATTGTAAAAGCATACCTGGAATACTGTGTACATCATAACCGTTAAAGGTCTGTTCCCAGAAAATTCTGACACTTTGAAGACATTAAGGCCCCATTTATTTACATCTTCAAGCTCCTGAAATGACACAAAGTGAAACACATATCGTTAAATTTGCTATATTAACGTTTTCtctaaatcttttatttatagtCGTATCATTTTATACACTACCGttaaaaagtttgtggtcagcaagatttttaaaatgtttttgaaagaagtctcttatgttcaccaaggctacatttattatatcaagaatacagtaaaacagtaatattattactagggctaatcacgattaattgcatatatgtgtgtgtactgtgtgtaattattatgtatatataaatgcacacaaattaatgtatatctttaagagaaatatgttatttatgtacaaaatacttttatttatatataatataaatgatataatgatataatttatattatataaattatactataattatataaattataataaatacatatacatgtaaatatttcttaaatatatacattgtatttatatatgcataataattatacacagtacacacatatatattaggcaaactcaaacgtttattttgtatgcgattaattgtgatgaatcgtttgacagccctaattattactatttaaaatgactgtttttgactttaatatttttaaatgtcatttgtgatggcaaagctgtattttcagcaggcaatacttcagtcttcactgtcacatgatccttcagaaatcataataatatgctGCTttagtgctaaaaaaaaacgttttattttttatcattatcaatgttgaaaacagttgtgctgtttaacatttttgtgcaaacataAAGTTCAAtgtaacagcatttatttaacatagaattttaacattataaatctctcATCTACTTAACATATCctggctattattattattttttaaataattattttaaggtgttattatataaaaattacctTAGCCAGTTCATCCTCTGTTTCAGTTTTAACCCCAAACCGAGGGATGTTAGAGTTGGTAAGGCTGGAACTGTGTGTTAGCTTTTTTACACCACTAATCTGGGACATCGGccttttcttcttctccttttcTTTCTGGGACTGGGGCGATGGCATTTCCACCTCGTGTTGCTTGTCTGGAGAAACAGAAAATGCTCAGAGAAGGTTCTAGAAATCAGAGGAGCTCATGGGTAAAAGCACAGCATGTGCCATAGCAGCCACTGATTTGCAGTTTTGTAAAAGAACAGTAGGCTACGGTCATTTAATGGTCTCACCTGAGCCTGATTTAGCTTTTTAGCTACACAACCGTCAGGCTACAAAGTTGGTGTTGACCTGCTTTTTGCTCAGAATCAGCACTTCAGTCGTCCTAGTTCTTTAAGTTACCCCAAAAATTTCACATTCAGGAGTTGCCCTCTTTCAGTCAAAATGCTTTTCCTCCTGactcatttgttcatttaaaaatgcagtgctCTACACtgaatgtataattttttacagGTTTTTGTGGGACACTCACCTAAGAATGTACTGGAGATGTACTCAGACACCTGGTTACCAGATCGGCTCATCTCTGAGAGGTGAGTCAATTCCCTGTTCAACATCCTCTTGAACTGTTGAgagataaatgaaaaaaatagttttgtgtgtaaatatctggttaaataaatattaaaaaaatgttgtgtaatatGTTTGTGCTATTGTTCAAAACACCCCCGCTTTTATTCACTGCTCTAGACaccattttaccttttttttaattatttaatggacTTTCCCTTGTCAGCTGTGTCGCTATCTGTCGGCAGATATGCCACGGTTTCAAGGCTGAGTCCTCCAAACAACCCAAAACATGAATCCTCTCATACTGTTAAGAATGTCAGGTCAAAACGACCTGCTGGGTCACACCAGATAGACGCCACAATACAAAGTACCTTTTTCCTCGTTTCTAACAAGATTTGCAGACACAAGCTAGAGATGAAAACCACCACATGCTCGAAAATAAACTTGCTAATGTGCGCaaacaaacaactaaaacaGCTCAGCGACAGCACATGATGTGCTGGTGCTTTTTATAGCAGTTTGGTTTAAATAGTGATACAGCCTACACAAAAATAGGAAAGCAAAAACTAGGCATAGAAAAGAGatagaaaaattacaatttaggTTTATACACTTTATGATGAAATggagattttaaatatatatgtgaccctggaccacaaaaccagtcataagtcgaatgggtatatttgtagcaatagccaacaatacactgtatgggtcaaaatgatcgatttttattttatgccaaaaatcattaggatatcaagtaaagatcatgttgcatgaacatattttgtacattttctactgttaatatttctaaacttaatttttgattagtattatgcaCTGCTAAGGAcatcatttagacaactttaaaggcgatattctcagtattttgaGAAATCCAGATCAGAATCCAGAATTTAttcttattcagctttcagatgatgtataaatctgacTGGTATaaatatgactggttttgtggtccagggtcacatataaacataaaaacacaaaaatgccatTAATTAACAAATCAGCTTATTTAGATATGTCTGTCgtcatatgtttttattttacgcAACCTTTGTTCTTTATGTACCCACATACTGAACACCAGTAATAAACAAAAGCAGCCCATCCGACCACATTCCAATGTAAGAATACAGTATTTCATGACTGATTCGCTTACCTTAATGTATCCCCAAGAAACTGACAGCAAATAATTAGCCTCAGGCATTTTGAATGAGTAAGTCCAGATAGCAGATGAGATTAGAAAACACAGGCTGATAGGGAAGACGAACACAAACTGCTCTCAAAGctccatattttttaaatccacCTGGACTAAGGTTATGATATTAGACTAAACCCCATCTGAGAAGTCCAGAAATTCCAGGGCATTCCTTGCGATGGCCGACTCCATTGTTAAGAAACCTGGCAAGATTCCATCTAAGACAGAGGAGGGCGTGAAGGAGCCACGGCATTGTCTGATAGCATCTATTTGTGAGCTGCGTACTCAAACTAAATAGACTGAAAAATGCCTGCGCCTTGGAAGGAAAACATGCCCAGTTAACAGCTTCCAAATAAGGCTGCGTTTCACACAATCATTCAGGTGAGAGTCTCTGACTGCAGCCCTGCCAATCAGGCAGCTCCTCCAGATTAGAATGAGCTCATCGCTGCAGCCGATTGGCTGAGCGGAGCTCGCATGTAAATCCTCTGGGAGTTCTTCCCTTCTCGGGACCCCTCCCACTTCAGCCTCTAGATGTCTGCAGCTCAGTCGGAGGATGTGTTTCTTTGTACGAGAGCTCTTTAATACAGCAGATAGGGCACACAGTCATTATGTGTGCTTTGGATTAATGCGTGTTCACGTCATGTTTGACTCTGCgaatatgtgtatgtgtggagGGCTGAGGTAATCTTCATGACATGATGTGATGGTTGGAAAGTGGACATTGTGTCAGCCAGACTCATAAAATATTCAGTGAAGTTCATTCACATAAATCCACAGAGGGGAGTCAATGGAGAACATATGTCATACGAACAAGAACAAAATAAACCGATGACGCCGTGCTAGATTTGTACTGGTAAATTGTTAATGAGCCCTTGAATAAAGCAAAAACTATGCTGGGAAATGTGCCATTTTATTCTTTACTGACTTgtaagtggaaaaaaaatgtttctaagggctaaacaataaaatttttCCACTAGCCCAGACTTTTTATTAGCCCTGCCCTATGGCAAGACCATTAAAAGTGGcaattgtatattaaatataataaaaattaaataaattctatgttattatgttatatatatatatatatatatacacatacatacatacataaaattgaattcatttttttcttttatagcagtcataattaaaataaaattacatgtatattaataaaattatatatatatataatatttaaatattaaacaaatattatttgtatatatatatatatatatatatatatacatatatatacacatacataaaattgaattcatttttttcttttatagctgtcataattaaaattgtatatgtatgtatattaataaaattatatagaattatatatatatataatgtatacattaaatgtaatgaatttattacatttacagcTGTCATAcatcaaataatattaaaatgaaataatataattatataatattaattaaataaatatataattttattaatatacaattaatatcattttattttagtgttatttgaTTTACAACagttataaattaaattcatgcatttcatttatagctatcataatttaaataataattaaatattaaaaataatattatatatatatatatatatatatatatatgtatatatactaaatatatttaatgtatgtacTTGTATACTTGTATatgtattgtacatttatatgtatatatacgtATACATAAAAACGTATTCCTATTCTCTCATATTTCAATCAGCAGAATTCTGTCACATCGGTACAAAATCTGTcaaattttgcaaaaaaacaacaacaaataataaacaaacaaaatatatgaaaCTAAAATTTAGGTCTTTTAAACACTGTAATTATTATGAAAtgtgcattataaatatatataatataaataactgaTTTAAACAGAAGAAATGCGTCAGCAGACTTCTGTCAAATGTGCAAAAATTCAGTCAAATTTGCAAAATGCTAAGTCATTTGTAAGTCATAAAAAACAGCAATCTATATGCAATATAACTTCATTACATGCTCAGAGCCTGAATTATTTAGCCAAATGTATGATAAGTGTTATAGTTATCTCCAATGGCCTGCTATCCAAAAGCACACTGTACCCCGACAACAGGCGACTAAAAAAGTACCTGTAGGCCTTGTACATTTTTAGAAACATGTCACTGAGCTATTGTAGCAAAACCTGTGTCTTTACACTGAGCTGGAGAGAGCTGGTGGCAAAAGTACGTACTGCACGGCAGCAAATAAAGAGCTGAGGCAGTGGAGCTGACAGAACATGGTCAGGGATTATTTCACACTTCTGGTCCCTGTGTACCACTAGTGGGATGCTGAGTAATTTGCAGCTTTACTGGAGCAGATGAGCCGACGGTAATAGGCTGTTGCGGGTCCGTGTGGACAGAGGTGACTGTGTTTCTATTGTTGGAACATCTAGAGGGTGTTAAAACACGTCTCCCAGCAAAAAATGGAAAGATATCACACAATTTGTAGCTGTGATTCcttgaaaatgtgttttctggGACAGGACCTCCAGTTTAATAATATGCCTTGTAGATCAAAAGCAGCATCCATTCATTATTTCTTCTCAACTTGCAAGGGATTTGATGACGTCTATCAATTGTGAGCTCAAAATAATATAGTGTTGAGGTCAAAATAACATAATCTGTATTCTAATATGAATTGCAGATATACCATTTTAGCAGActacacaacaacaataaagcCACTGATGGATCACAATGATGCATGACGGTGTTGACTTTTCAGATTTCTCCAATATCCGTAACACACATAGAGTTTTGAAAAAGGGCATTTCTCTGATGCAAATTAGATGagcaaacaatataaaaataaaacaaaatcaatacTACTAAATACCAGATCAGATAGCATGTAAACAGTACATTTTCCTAAAGTGACACTGTCCAACAGTTTAAATCAATTCAAACTTCATCAaagtaaaatgacttgaaaCAAAATTATCCAAAAAATGACTAATAATATCTGAACTaacaaaaaagcatgaaaataaaataaaataaaatagtaatataaaatgctttttgcTAATATAttgcatacatgcatatatgGTATcgttaatataataatgttttaagaTAAACATACTAtcaatagaaaatatatattatataaacaacataaatataataatattaaataactatatatatatatatatatatatatatatatatatagttataactgtaatatatttcattataattaaatgtatgcaaaaatattccaataaacattatttgttgATAGCATAAGTTTACATGTGCAGTATATAGTTAATATAACAGTTTTAAGATAAACATACTATCagcataaataatatatattatataaagaacataagatataaaaatattaagtaaaaagtaaaaaagtatattttgttataatgtatatttattataaagtaattttataattaaatgtatgcaaaaatatttaaaaaatgttaatagcaTAAGGTTGCATGTATAGTATATAGTTAtaatttagtgttttaaaaaaaagattaaataaaaactgtaaaaaattatattttgttataactgtagcataatgttttattataagtaaatgtatgcaaaatatttaaaaaatcatcatAAAAGGTCGCATGTGCATTATAGTTAATAGAATAGTGCTTTAAGATAAACACTATCAgtagaaataatatatatatttattatatatttatttaattaacaaatataaaaatattaaataaaaaatataaaaaatatatattttgttataactgtaatataattttattataattaaatttatgtaaaattatgtacaaatcattttttgctAACATAAGGTTGCACGTGCAGTATATGGTCAATATAATAGTGTTTTAAGATAAACATactatcaataaaaataatataaagaacaacaaatataaaaatattaaattaaagactttaaaaatgatattttgttttaactttaatataatattttattattattaaatgtatacaaaaatatttaaaaaattattatttgttgatAACATAAGGTCGCATTTGCAATATACAGTTAATATATTAGTGCTTTAAGATAAACATACTATCAgtagaaataatatatattaaagaacataaaatataaaaatattaattaaaaactacaaaaaagttACCTTTTGTTAtaactgtaatataatattgtattataattaaatgtgtttattaaatatttacaaacatttttgtaatataatattttattattattgaatgtatacaaaaatatttaaaaatcattatttgctGATAGCATAAGGTTGCATGTgcaatatatagtaaatataatgtattttatataaacatattatcAATAGAAATATATCATAtaaagaacataaaataaaaaaaatattaaataaaaacaaaaaaattataactaaatgtatgtgcattttaatgcatactAACGTTTCAGTCTCATGAAAATACATAGCCTTGAATATGAATGTGATTAACCAGATCACTGCTTGAAAAAAAGTTCTGCTTGAAACTCTCTCTTACAGAGTAATCCCTATAGCTTTTGTGAGTTATAAAACAGATCTAAATTGAATTTAGTTTTTCTCTAATTGAAATAGAACATCTATTCAAGT contains:
- the pde4d gene encoding cAMP-specific 3',5'-cyclic phosphodiesterase 4D isoform X8, which produces MPEANYLLSVSWGYIKFKRMLNRELTHLSEMSRSGNQVSEYISSTFLDKQHEVEMPSPQSQKEKEKKKRPMSQISGVKKLTHSSSLTNSNIPRFGVKTETEDELAKELEDVNKWGLNVFKVSEFSGNRPLTVMMYTVFQERDLLKTFKIPLDTFITYLMTLEDHYHADVAYHNNIHAADVTQSTHVLLSTPALEAVFTDLEILAAIFASAIHDVDHPGVSNQFLINTNSELALMYNDSSVLENHHLAVGFKLLQEENCDIFQNLTKKQRQSLRKMVIDIVLATDMSKHMNLLADLKTMVETKKVTSSGVLLLDNYSDRIQVLQNMVHCADLSNPTKPLQLYRQWTDRIMEEFFSQGDRERERGMEISPMCDKHNASVEKSQVGFIDYIVHPLWETWADLVHPDAQDILDTLEDNREWYQSTIPQSPSPALDTSSEGRRTAGQEKFQFELTLEEDGESDTEKDSGSPPDEEEEEEEENSCSDSKTLCTQDSECTEIPLDEQVGDAQEDEEDEEDDQEEERELSEPCVLEEEEEEEEEEEEDTANT
- the pde4d gene encoding cAMP-specific 3',5'-cyclic phosphodiesterase 4D isoform X6, with translation MSIIMKPRSRSTSSLKTTDGFDVDNGTSSGRSPLDPMASPGSGLILQANFVHSQRRESFLYRSDSDYDLSPKSMSRNSSIASDIHGDDMIVTPFAQVLASLRTVRNNFAALTNVQQERPNNKRSPMCNPPPITKTSYTEEAYQKLATETLEELDWCLDQLETLQTRHSVSEMASNKFKRMLNRELTHLSEMSRSGNQVSEYISSTFLDKQHEVEMPSPQSQKEKEKKKRPMSQISGVKKLTHSSSLTNSNIPRFGVKTETEDELAKELEDVNKWGLNVFKVSEFSGNRPLTVMMYTVFQERDLLKTFKIPLDTFITYLMTLEDHYHADVAYHNNIHAADVTQSTHVLLSTPALEAVFTDLEILAAIFASAIHDVDHPGVSNQFLINTNSELALMYNDSSVLENHHLAVGFKLLQEENCDIFQNLTKKQRQSLRKMVIDIVLATDMSKHMNLLADLKTMVETKKVTSSGVLLLDNYSDRIQVLQNMVHCADLSNPTKPLQLYRQWTDRIMEEFFSQGDRERERGMEISPMCDKHNASVEKSQVGFIDYIVHPLWETWADLVHPDAQDILDTLEDNREWYQSTIPQSPSPALDTSSEGRRTAGQEKFQFELTLEEDGESDTEKDSGSPPDEEEEEEEENSCSDSKTLCTQDSECTEIPLDEQVGDAQEDEEDEEDDQEEERELSEPCVLEEEEEEEEEEEEDTANT
- the pde4d gene encoding cAMP-specific 3',5'-cyclic phosphodiesterase 4D isoform X2, which produces MQENACSGETQLESVSDCSPESPDSCSLSCMEPFAVRRMSCRTVQLPPLAFRQAEQYYCERKPETETAQPRPTSLPLRTPPLIAITSADTSSFDVDNGTSSGRSPLDPMASPGSGLILQANFVHSQRRESFLYRSDSDYDLSPKSMSRNSSIASDIHGDDMIVTPFAQVLASLRTVRNNFAALTNVQQERPNNKRSPMCNPPPITKTSYTEEAYQKLATETLEELDWCLDQLETLQTRHSVSEMASNKFKRMLNRELTHLSEMSRSGNQVSEYISSTFLDKQHEVEMPSPQSQKEKEKKKRPMSQISGVKKLTHSSSLTNSNIPRFGVKTETEDELAKELEDVNKWGLNVFKVSEFSGNRPLTVMMYTVFQERDLLKTFKIPLDTFITYLMTLEDHYHADVAYHNNIHAADVTQSTHVLLSTPALEAVFTDLEILAAIFASAIHDVDHPGVSNQFLINTNSELALMYNDSSVLENHHLAVGFKLLQEENCDIFQNLTKKQRQSLRKMVIDIVLATDMSKHMNLLADLKTMVETKKVTSSGVLLLDNYSDRIQVLQNMVHCADLSNPTKPLQLYRQWTDRIMEEFFSQGDRERERGMEISPMCDKHNASVEKSQVGFIDYIVHPLWETWADLVHPDAQDILDTLEDNREWYQSTIPQSPSPALDTSSEGRRTAGQEKFQFELTLEEDGESDTEKDSGSPPDEEEEEEEENSCSDSKTLCTQDSECTEIPLDEQVGDAQEDEEDEEDDQEEERELSEPCVLEEEEEEEEEEEEDTANT
- the pde4d gene encoding cAMP-specific 3',5'-cyclic phosphodiesterase 4D isoform X1 — translated: MDAGSEVSTLVSPGTDGNAPKHLWRQQSPVPLQIQNSFGSRKNYRVRQRGFSDTEKYLNPRTMDRTYAVDTGNRPGLKKSRMSWPSSFQGLKRFDVDNGTSSGRSPLDPMASPGSGLILQANFVHSQRRESFLYRSDSDYDLSPKSMSRNSSIASDIHGDDMIVTPFAQVLASLRTVRNNFAALTNVQQERPNNKRSPMCNPPPITKTSYTEEAYQKLATETLEELDWCLDQLETLQTRHSVSEMASNKFKRMLNRELTHLSEMSRSGNQVSEYISSTFLDKQHEVEMPSPQSQKEKEKKKRPMSQISGVKKLTHSSSLTNSNIPRFGVKTETEDELAKELEDVNKWGLNVFKVSEFSGNRPLTVMMYTVFQERDLLKTFKIPLDTFITYLMTLEDHYHADVAYHNNIHAADVTQSTHVLLSTPALEAVFTDLEILAAIFASAIHDVDHPGVSNQFLINTNSELALMYNDSSVLENHHLAVGFKLLQEENCDIFQNLTKKQRQSLRKMVIDIVLATDMSKHMNLLADLKTMVETKKVTSSGVLLLDNYSDRIQVLQNMVHCADLSNPTKPLQLYRQWTDRIMEEFFSQGDRERERGMEISPMCDKHNASVEKSQVGFIDYIVHPLWETWADLVHPDAQDILDTLEDNREWYQSTIPQSPSPALDTSSEGRRTAGQEKFQFELTLEEDGESDTEKDSGSPPDEEEEEEEENSCSDSKTLCTQDSECTEIPLDEQVGDAQEDEEDEEDDQEEERELSEPCVLEEEEEEEEEEEEDTANT